One region of Vallicoccus soli genomic DNA includes:
- a CDS encoding putative bifunctional diguanylate cyclase/phosphodiesterase: MDAGTRGRDPLRLLVAGCAAAVVLTVAIAIAIAAAHPAPRAIDVLACATTMLCAIFLRLDVRVGSHRVRTTWLEAAIVLAVFVLPGAWVTLCACAAMLLAQRIEGLPRPKVLVNAASATVGAGLASAVYGPLASAGAGLVAMGAVLAAVVFTVVSDVVVSLAVALSQGLRVRDLMREGIGLTVLTTLGNVLAALGVLALLQWEPKLLLALPPLLLALQSAYRNRLDARLERETWEGLSEATSRLAVLDPQAVAERAVADLAALFRAEQVVVEVTDAALGPVRAGGGDGRAEVVRPLRDGSGTVGEVRLHFGGAVALTPREEASLTTYLSALTTAVRNAATHRRRAHEAEHDPLTGLGNRVLLGRAMADALAPAGGSPVVALALLDLDHFKQVNDGLGHTAGDELLVLVAERLVAAAGDGLVARLGGDEFAVLLQGLADEAEGERRVRDLVDALEDPLPLAGMAVRVEPSVGVAYARRGDHPGVGELVRRADVAMYVAKSGGTVVEAYDPARDGSTAQALGVLGELRGAMRRGELVLHYQRKECLRTGRVVGAEALVRWRHPERGLLGPGAFVPQVEASSLVGEFTLHVLDLALAEAATWRREGHDVPVAVNLSARLLLDADLPVRVADRLARHGLAPDALVLEVTETVAKSELEVVDRVLRGLHALGVHLSVDDFGTGWSSMTFLSRTALHEVKIDRRFVAGMLGRPTDAAVVRATVELARGSGLVVVAEGIEEPAQRAALLAAGVEVGQGYLLGRPVPAAEFRRSLERAPVAPVPAVAAAAVPVPRPGPYALRPSA, encoded by the coding sequence GTGGACGCCGGCACCCGTGGGCGGGACCCGCTCCGCCTGCTGGTCGCGGGATGCGCGGCGGCCGTCGTCCTCACCGTCGCCATCGCCATCGCCATCGCGGCGGCCCACCCCGCGCCCAGGGCGATCGACGTCCTAGCGTGCGCGACCACGATGCTCTGCGCGATCTTCCTGCGCCTGGATGTGCGCGTGGGGAGCCACCGTGTCCGCACCACGTGGCTCGAGGCCGCGATCGTCCTCGCCGTGTTCGTGCTGCCCGGCGCGTGGGTCACCCTGTGCGCCTGCGCCGCCATGCTCCTCGCCCAGCGCATCGAGGGACTCCCGCGTCCGAAGGTGCTCGTCAACGCGGCCAGCGCCACTGTGGGCGCCGGCCTCGCCAGCGCCGTCTACGGCCCCCTGGCCTCCGCGGGCGCAGGCCTGGTCGCCATGGGAGCTGTCCTCGCCGCCGTCGTCTTCACCGTCGTGAGCGACGTCGTCGTGTCCCTCGCCGTCGCGCTCTCGCAGGGCCTCCGCGTCCGCGACCTGATGCGCGAGGGGATCGGTCTCACCGTCCTCACGACGCTCGGCAACGTCCTCGCCGCCCTCGGCGTGCTAGCCCTGCTGCAGTGGGAGCCCAAGCTCCTGCTCGCCCTGCCCCCGCTGCTGCTGGCGCTGCAGTCCGCGTACCGGAACCGCCTCGACGCGCGCCTCGAGCGCGAGACCTGGGAGGGCCTGTCCGAGGCGACGTCCCGCCTCGCGGTGCTCGACCCGCAGGCCGTGGCCGAGCGGGCGGTGGCGGACCTGGCGGCGCTCTTCCGCGCCGAGCAGGTCGTGGTCGAGGTGACCGACGCGGCCCTGGGCCCCGTGCGGGCGGGAGGTGGCGACGGCCGGGCCGAGGTGGTGCGCCCCCTGCGGGACGGGTCGGGCACCGTCGGCGAGGTGCGCCTGCACTTCGGCGGCGCGGTCGCGCTGACGCCGCGGGAGGAGGCGAGCCTCACGACGTACCTCAGCGCCCTGACCACCGCGGTCCGCAACGCGGCCACCCACCGGCGCCGCGCCCACGAGGCCGAGCACGACCCGCTGACCGGCCTCGGCAACCGCGTGCTGCTCGGCCGGGCCATGGCCGACGCCCTCGCGCCGGCGGGCGGCTCGCCCGTGGTGGCGCTGGCGCTGCTCGACCTCGACCACTTCAAGCAGGTCAACGACGGCCTCGGGCACACCGCGGGCGACGAGCTGCTCGTGCTCGTGGCGGAGCGGCTCGTCGCGGCCGCCGGCGACGGGCTCGTCGCCCGGCTCGGCGGCGACGAGTTCGCGGTCCTGCTGCAGGGGCTCGCGGACGAGGCGGAGGGGGAGCGGCGCGTCCGCGACCTCGTCGACGCCCTCGAGGACCCGCTGCCCCTCGCCGGCATGGCCGTGCGGGTGGAGCCGAGCGTCGGCGTCGCGTACGCCCGCCGCGGCGACCACCCCGGCGTCGGCGAGCTGGTGCGCCGGGCCGACGTCGCCATGTACGTCGCCAAGAGCGGCGGGACGGTCGTGGAGGCGTACGACCCGGCGCGCGACGGCTCGACCGCGCAGGCGCTCGGCGTGCTCGGCGAGCTGCGCGGGGCGATGCGGCGCGGCGAGCTGGTGCTGCACTACCAGCGCAAGGAGTGCCTGCGCACCGGGCGCGTCGTGGGCGCCGAGGCCCTCGTGCGGTGGCGGCACCCCGAGCGGGGCCTGCTCGGGCCGGGCGCCTTCGTGCCGCAGGTCGAGGCCAGCTCGCTCGTCGGCGAGTTCACGCTCCACGTGCTCGACCTCGCGCTCGCCGAGGCTGCCACCTGGCGCCGCGAGGGCCACGACGTGCCGGTCGCCGTGAACCTGTCCGCGCGGCTGCTGCTCGACGCCGACCTGCCCGTACGGGTCGCCGACCGGCTCGCCCGCCACGGCCTCGCCCCCGACGCGCTCGTCCTCGAGGTCACCGAGACCGTCGCCAAGAGCGAGCTCGAGGTCGTCGACCGCGTGCTGCGCGGCCTGCACGCGCTCGGGGTGCACCTCAGCGTCGACGACTTCGGCACGGGGTGGTCGTCCATGACGTTCCTGTCCCGCACCGCGCTGCACGAGGTGAAGATCGACCGGCGCTTCGTCGCCGGCATGCTCGGCCGCCCCACCGACGCGGCCGTCGTGCGCGCCACCGTCGAGCTCGCCCGCGGCTCGGGGCTCGTGGTCGTCGCCGAGGGCATCGAGGAGCCGGCGCAGCGCGCCGCCCTGCTGGCGGCCGGCGTCGAGGTCGGCCAGGGGTACCTGCTGGGCCGGCCCGTGCCCGCCGCCGAGTTCCGCCGGTCGCTGGAGCGTGCGCCGGTCGCGCCGGTGCCCGCGGTCGCCGCAGCGGCCGTGCCGGTGCCGCGCCCGGGGCCGTACGCGCTGCGCCCCAGCGCCTGA
- the selB gene encoding selenocysteine-specific translation elongation factor gives MHVVATAGHVDHGKSTLVRALTGMEPDRFEEERRRGMTIELGYAWTDLPGGERLALVDVPGHERFVPTMLAGVGPVPAVLLVVAADGGWMPQSTEHLEALDALGVRHGVLAVTRCDLADPGPATAEARERLRGTGLEGVEAVAVSGATGAGLDDLRAALGRLLASLPAPDRAAPVRLWVDRSFSVRGSGTVVTGTLPAGSVGAGDELRLGERTVRVRGVQALGAPAERVGAVARVALNLRGVEREEVGRGDALTTPGAYLTTDVVDVRVHADAAGLPERLVLHVGSAALAVRVRPLGAAAARLALPSPLPLRVGDRMLLRDPGRHRVAAGVDVLDVRPPRLARRGAAARRAEVLADLGPRPDVASELRRRGLARAADLRAMGVEVGGTPVAGDWLADPAHWARLRERLGALVDEHAREHPLQPAVPVDDLRRRLGLPDRSLVAALVGPPYALREGRVGRPAAGPALPPPVQRAVDAVRADLAGAPFAAPDADRLAALGLGPRELAAAVRAGALLKVAEGVVLAPDALDRAGAVLAGVEQPFTLSQARQALGTSRRVAVPLLELLDRRGTTRRLPDDRRTVR, from the coding sequence ATCCACGTCGTCGCGACCGCGGGGCACGTCGACCACGGCAAGTCCACGCTCGTCCGCGCGCTGACCGGCATGGAGCCGGACCGCTTCGAGGAGGAGCGCCGGCGCGGGATGACCATCGAGCTGGGGTACGCCTGGACGGACCTGCCCGGCGGCGAGCGGCTCGCGCTCGTCGACGTCCCCGGGCACGAGCGGTTCGTCCCGACGATGCTCGCCGGGGTCGGCCCGGTGCCGGCGGTGCTGCTCGTCGTGGCCGCCGACGGCGGCTGGATGCCGCAGTCGACCGAGCACCTCGAGGCCCTCGACGCGCTCGGCGTGCGCCACGGCGTCCTCGCCGTCACGCGCTGCGACCTGGCCGACCCCGGACCGGCCACGGCCGAGGCCCGCGAGCGCCTGCGCGGCACCGGGCTGGAGGGCGTCGAGGCGGTCGCGGTGAGCGGCGCGACCGGGGCCGGGCTGGACGACCTGCGCGCCGCCCTGGGCCGCCTGCTCGCGTCGCTGCCCGCGCCCGACCGCGCCGCTCCCGTCCGGCTGTGGGTCGACCGCTCCTTCTCCGTCCGCGGCAGCGGCACCGTGGTCACCGGGACGCTGCCCGCCGGCTCCGTCGGCGCGGGCGACGAGCTCCGGCTGGGCGAGCGCACCGTGCGGGTCCGCGGCGTGCAGGCCCTCGGCGCGCCGGCCGAGCGCGTCGGCGCCGTCGCCCGGGTCGCGCTCAACCTGCGGGGCGTCGAGCGCGAGGAGGTCGGCCGCGGCGACGCGCTGACGACCCCGGGGGCGTACCTCACCACCGACGTGGTCGACGTCCGCGTCCACGCCGACGCGGCGGGGCTGCCCGAGCGCCTCGTGCTGCACGTCGGCTCGGCGGCCCTCGCGGTGCGGGTGCGCCCGCTCGGCGCGGCCGCGGCCCGCCTCGCGCTGCCGTCGCCGCTGCCGCTGCGCGTGGGCGACCGGATGCTGCTGCGCGACCCGGGGCGGCACCGGGTGGCGGCGGGGGTGGACGTGCTGGACGTACGGCCCCCGCGCCTCGCCCGCCGCGGCGCCGCCGCCCGCCGCGCCGAGGTGCTGGCCGATCTGGGGCCGCGCCCGGACGTGGCGTCCGAGCTGCGCCGCCGGGGCCTGGCCCGCGCCGCGGACCTGCGGGCCATGGGCGTCGAGGTCGGCGGGACGCCGGTGGCCGGGGACTGGCTGGCCGACCCGGCGCACTGGGCGCGGCTGCGCGAGCGGCTCGGCGCGCTCGTCGACGAGCACGCCCGGGAGCACCCGCTGCAGCCGGCGGTGCCCGTCGACGACCTGCGCCGGCGGCTCGGCCTGCCCGACCGGTCGCTCGTCGCGGCGCTCGTCGGGCCGCCGTACGCGCTGCGCGAGGGCCGGGTCGGGCGGCCCGCCGCCGGCCCCGCGCTGCCCCCGCCGGTGCAGCGCGCGGTCGACGCCGTCCGCGCCGACCTCGCGGGCGCCCCCTTCGCGGCGCCCGACGCGGACCGGCTGGCCGCACTCGGCCTCGGCCCGCGCGAGCTGGCCGCCGCCGTGCGCGCGGGCGCGCTGCTCAAGGTCGCCGAGGGCGTGGTGCTGGCGCCCGACGCGCTCGACCGGGCCGGCGCGGTGCTGGCGGGCGTCGAGCAGCCGTTCACGCTGTCGCAGGCCCGCCAGGCGCTCGGCACGAGCCGACGGGTCGCCGTACCCCTGCTGGAGCTCCTCGACCGCCGCGGCACGACGCGGCGGCTGCCGGACGACCGGCGCACCGTGCGCTGA
- a CDS encoding MFS transporter, whose translation MDGDGRVVSYGEVLRVREFRALWGALLLSRLGDQLAAVALSLLVYERTGSPLLTAATYAVTFLPVLVGAPLLAGLADALPRRELMVGCDVARALLVAAMALPGVPVAVLLVLLFLVALLDAPFTAARAATTAAILTGERYVVGAAVVTVTGEAAQVLGFLLGGLGVLLLGTQGALLANAGTYALSALLLRSLAPRPAAGGGAPGSGALARHLGGLREGGRLVLGDPALRRLATLAWLSAAYVVPEALAVPYAGAAGGVAVGLLLAANPLGTVVGSVLLARLVPAATRLRLMGPLALLACLPLVACLASPPWPVVAALLVLSGLGSSYNLPASAAFVAAVPDRLRGTAFGVVGAGMAGGQGLALVLAGALAEHLAPGTVMALAGALGCLVALRVLRPGAPGTSASPAVTMSPGSVTLSD comes from the coding sequence GTGGACGGCGACGGGCGCGTGGTGTCGTACGGCGAGGTCCTCCGCGTGCGCGAGTTCCGCGCGCTGTGGGGGGCGCTGCTCCTGAGCCGGCTCGGCGACCAGCTCGCGGCGGTGGCGCTGTCGCTGCTCGTGTACGAGCGGACCGGGTCACCGCTGCTGACGGCGGCGACGTACGCGGTCACCTTCCTGCCCGTCCTCGTCGGCGCCCCGCTCCTCGCCGGGCTCGCCGACGCCCTGCCCCGCCGCGAGCTCATGGTCGGCTGCGACGTCGCCCGCGCCCTGCTCGTGGCGGCGATGGCGCTGCCGGGGGTGCCGGTGGCGGTGCTCCTCGTCCTGCTCTTCCTCGTCGCGCTGCTCGACGCCCCCTTCACGGCCGCCCGCGCGGCGACGACCGCCGCGATCCTCACCGGCGAGCGGTACGTCGTCGGCGCCGCCGTCGTCACCGTCACCGGCGAGGCCGCGCAGGTGCTCGGCTTCCTCCTCGGCGGGCTCGGCGTGCTGCTCCTCGGCACCCAGGGGGCGCTGCTGGCCAACGCGGGGACGTACGCGCTGTCCGCGCTCCTGCTCCGCTCCCTCGCCCCCCGCCCCGCCGCGGGCGGCGGCGCCCCCGGCTCCGGCGCGCTGGCCCGGCACCTCGGCGGGCTGCGCGAGGGCGGGCGCCTCGTCCTCGGCGACCCCGCGCTGCGCCGCCTGGCGACGCTCGCCTGGCTGTCGGCCGCCTACGTGGTGCCCGAGGCCCTCGCGGTCCCGTACGCGGGCGCGGCCGGCGGCGTCGCCGTCGGCCTCCTGCTCGCGGCGAACCCGCTCGGCACGGTCGTCGGCTCGGTGCTGCTGGCCCGGCTCGTGCCGGCCGCGACCCGGCTGCGCCTCATGGGCCCGCTCGCGCTGCTCGCGTGCCTGCCGCTCGTGGCGTGCCTGGCGTCGCCGCCGTGGCCGGTGGTCGCGGCGCTGCTCGTGCTGTCCGGCCTGGGCTCGTCCTACAACCTGCCGGCCAGCGCCGCGTTCGTCGCCGCGGTGCCCGACCGGCTGCGCGGTACGGCCTTCGGCGTCGTCGGCGCCGGCATGGCCGGCGGGCAGGGCCTCGCCCTCGTGCTCGCCGGGGCCCTCGCCGAGCACCTCGCGCCGGGGACCGTCATGGCCCTCGCGGGGGCGCTCGGCTGCCTCGTCGCCCTGCGGGTCCTCCGGCCCGGTGCGCCCGGGACCTCCGCCTCACCTGCAGTGACCATGAGCCCTGGATCGGTCACGCTGAGCGACTAG
- a CDS encoding sodium:solute symporter family protein has product MLVSAEELRLDAVAVDYAIVAIFFVFVLGIGFLARRAVSTSLDFFLSGRSLPAWVTGLAFISANLGAIEIVGMSANGAQYGMATMHYFWIGAVPAMLFLGIVMMPFYYGSGVRSVPEFMLRRFGPGAHLVNAISFALAQVLIAGVNLFLLGSVVEVLLGWPLWLSVVVAAAIVLTYTFLGGLSAAIYNEVLQFFVIVAALLPLTLVGLHRVGGWGGLVDEVSASPGGAEQLSAWPGNALSGFGSDVLSVIGIVFGLGFVLSFGYWTTNFVEVQRAMATKNMSAARRTPIIGSFPKIFIPFIVVIPGMIAAVEVSELVQFKAEGTGSVDYNDALLLLIRDLLPNGLLGLALTGLLAAFMAGMAANVSSLNTVFSYDIWQTYIRKDRPDAYYLRVGRVVTVVGTVGAIGTAFVASGYANLMDYLQQLFSFFNAPLFATFILGMFWKRMTPTAGWVGLVAGTLSAVTVFVLSETGVLDLPGQGAAFLAAGVAFAVDIVLSVLVTLRTQPKPDSELRGLVYSLTPKEQRTEQPVGEDAVWWRRPTLLAGISFALIVVLNIVFA; this is encoded by the coding sequence ATGCTGGTCTCCGCGGAGGAGCTCCGCCTGGACGCGGTCGCCGTCGACTACGCGATCGTCGCGATCTTCTTCGTCTTCGTGCTGGGCATCGGGTTCCTCGCCCGCCGGGCCGTGTCGACGAGCCTGGACTTCTTCCTGTCGGGGCGCTCGCTGCCCGCGTGGGTGACGGGCCTGGCCTTCATCTCGGCCAACCTCGGCGCCATCGAGATCGTCGGCATGTCGGCGAACGGCGCGCAGTACGGCATGGCGACGATGCACTACTTCTGGATCGGCGCGGTCCCGGCCATGCTGTTCCTCGGCATCGTCATGATGCCCTTCTACTACGGCTCCGGGGTGCGCAGCGTCCCCGAGTTCATGCTGCGCCGCTTCGGCCCCGGCGCCCACCTCGTCAACGCGATCAGCTTCGCGCTGGCGCAGGTGCTCATCGCGGGCGTGAACCTGTTCCTGCTCGGCTCGGTCGTCGAGGTGCTGCTGGGCTGGCCGCTGTGGCTGTCGGTCGTCGTCGCCGCCGCCATCGTGCTGACGTACACCTTCCTCGGCGGGCTCTCGGCGGCCATCTACAACGAGGTCCTGCAGTTCTTCGTCATCGTCGCGGCGCTGCTGCCGCTGACCCTCGTCGGCCTGCACCGCGTCGGCGGCTGGGGCGGCCTCGTGGACGAGGTGAGCGCGAGCCCCGGCGGCGCCGAGCAGCTGTCGGCCTGGCCCGGGAACGCCCTGTCCGGCTTCGGCTCCGACGTCCTGTCGGTCATCGGCATCGTCTTCGGCCTCGGCTTCGTCCTCTCGTTCGGCTACTGGACGACGAACTTCGTCGAGGTGCAGCGCGCCATGGCGACGAAGAACATGAGCGCCGCGCGCCGCACCCCGATCATCGGGTCGTTCCCGAAGATCTTCATCCCCTTCATCGTCGTCATCCCCGGGATGATCGCCGCGGTCGAGGTCTCCGAGCTCGTGCAGTTCAAGGCCGAGGGCACCGGCAGCGTCGACTACAACGACGCGCTGCTGCTCCTCATTCGCGACCTGCTGCCCAACGGCCTGCTGGGCCTCGCGCTCACCGGCCTGCTCGCCGCGTTCATGGCGGGCATGGCGGCGAACGTCAGCTCGCTCAACACCGTCTTCAGCTACGACATCTGGCAGACGTACATCAGGAAGGACCGCCCCGACGCGTACTACCTGCGGGTCGGCCGGGTCGTGACGGTGGTCGGGACCGTCGGCGCCATCGGCACGGCGTTCGTGGCCTCGGGCTACGCGAACCTCATGGACTACCTGCAGCAGCTGTTCTCCTTCTTCAACGCGCCGCTGTTCGCCACGTTCATCCTCGGCATGTTCTGGAAGCGGATGACGCCGACGGCCGGCTGGGTCGGCCTCGTCGCCGGCACCCTCTCCGCGGTCACGGTCTTCGTGCTCTCCGAGACCGGTGTGCTAGACCTGCCCGGCCAGGGCGCGGCGTTCCTCGCGGCCGGCGTCGCGTTCGCCGTCGACATCGTGCTCAGCGTGCTCGTCACCCTGCGGACGCAGCCGAAGCCGGACTCCGAGCTGCGCGGCCTCGTCTACTCGCTGACGCCCAAGGAGCAGCGGACCGAGCAGCCCGTCGGCGAGGACGCGGTGTGGTGGCGGCGCCCCACGCTCCTCGCGGGGATCTCCTTCGCCCTCATCGTCGTCCTCAACATCGTCTTCGCCTGA
- a CDS encoding redoxin family protein — MRVRAPRLAGRGWVGAERLDLPDLRGRVVVLHFWTAGCVNCLHVLDELRPLEAAHPDVVVVLGVHSPKFPHEADPAAVRDAVSRHGVAHPVLDDADRATWGAYAVSAWPTLVVVDPRGYVAATYVGEGHAAELAGTVERLLDEQRAHLRPGPPPGVAPPGDPGGLRFPAGLLRLPDGGLLVADTGHHALVRPDGTRVAGDGTRGPGPHRLAEPRGLLLLPPGVAARAGYDVVVADTGNHALRGLRLADGSLRTLLVVPRSSPWDVAWHEGRVVVAAAGLHRLLAYDPLGGTVADLAGTGREGLVDGALADAWFAQPSGLAVVGGDLWVADAESSALRRVRGGRVATAVGQGLFAHGHRDGPGEEALLQHPQGLVALPDGAVGVLDTYDGAVRRYDPASGRVTTLATGLAEPVAAVVDGGALLVVESAAHALRRVPLGPGTQVGVRQEQRRAPQPVAPAARLEVRFAPPEGEALDERYGPATRLAVAAAPAALLRGGAGRAPGLVRDLELDPAVGEGVLLVSASAASCGAGEDAVCRVHQGEWELPVRVDPSGGPRIVTDLRP, encoded by the coding sequence GTGAGGGTCCGCGCGCCGCGCCTCGCGGGCCGCGGGTGGGTGGGTGCGGAACGGCTCGACCTGCCCGACCTGCGCGGTCGGGTCGTCGTGCTGCACTTCTGGACCGCGGGGTGCGTCAACTGCCTGCACGTGCTCGACGAGCTCCGGCCGCTGGAGGCCGCGCACCCCGACGTCGTCGTCGTGCTCGGCGTGCACTCGCCGAAGTTCCCGCACGAGGCGGACCCGGCGGCGGTCCGCGACGCCGTGTCCCGGCACGGGGTCGCCCACCCGGTCCTCGACGACGCGGACCGGGCGACCTGGGGGGCGTACGCGGTCTCGGCCTGGCCCACGCTCGTCGTCGTCGACCCGCGCGGCTACGTCGCGGCGACGTACGTCGGCGAGGGCCACGCCGCCGAGCTCGCCGGCACCGTCGAGCGGCTCCTCGACGAGCAGCGCGCGCACCTGCGCCCCGGCCCGCCGCCGGGCGTCGCCCCGCCCGGGGACCCCGGGGGGCTGCGCTTCCCCGCCGGGCTGCTGCGCCTGCCCGACGGCGGGCTGCTCGTCGCCGACACCGGCCACCACGCGCTCGTCCGGCCCGACGGCACCCGCGTCGCCGGCGACGGCACCCGCGGCCCCGGCCCGCACCGCCTGGCAGAGCCGCGGGGGCTGCTCCTGCTCCCGCCCGGCGTCGCCGCGCGGGCCGGCTACGACGTCGTCGTCGCCGACACCGGCAACCACGCCCTGCGCGGGCTCCGGCTCGCCGACGGGTCGCTGCGCACCCTGCTCGTCGTCCCGCGCTCGTCGCCCTGGGACGTCGCCTGGCACGAGGGGCGGGTGGTCGTCGCGGCGGCGGGGCTGCACCGGCTGCTCGCGTACGACCCGCTCGGCGGGACCGTCGCCGACCTCGCCGGCACCGGGCGCGAGGGGCTCGTCGACGGCGCGCTGGCGGACGCGTGGTTCGCGCAGCCGTCGGGGCTCGCGGTGGTGGGCGGGGACCTGTGGGTGGCCGACGCGGAGTCCTCGGCGCTGCGCCGGGTCCGGGGCGGGCGGGTGGCGACGGCGGTGGGCCAGGGGCTCTTCGCGCACGGTCACCGCGACGGGCCGGGCGAGGAGGCGCTGCTGCAGCACCCGCAGGGGCTCGTGGCGCTGCCGGACGGCGCGGTCGGCGTCCTCGACACGTACGACGGCGCCGTCCGCCGCTACGACCCGGCGTCGGGCCGGGTCACCACCCTCGCGACGGGGCTCGCCGAGCCGGTCGCCGCGGTCGTCGACGGCGGCGCGCTGCTCGTGGTGGAGTCCGCGGCCCACGCGCTGCGGCGGGTGCCGCTCGGGCCGGGCACGCAGGTCGGGGTGCGGCAGGAGCAGCGGCGCGCGCCGCAGCCGGTCGCGCCCGCCGCCCGCCTCGAGGTGCGCTTCGCCCCGCCCGAGGGCGAGGCGCTCGACGAGCGGTACGGCCCCGCCACCCGCCTCGCCGTCGCCGCCGCGCCCGCCGCTCTGCTGCGCGGGGGAGCGGGGCGCGCCCCGGGCCTCGTACGGGACCTCGAGCTGGACCCCGCCGTCGGCGAGGGCGTGCTGCTCGTGTCGGCGTCGGCCGCCTCCTGCGGCGCCGGTGAGGACGCCGTGTGCCGCGTCCACCAGGGGGAGTGGGAGCTGCCGGTGCGCGTCGACCCGTCCGGCGGGCCCCGCATCGTCACCGACCTGCGTCCCTGA
- a CDS encoding carbon-nitrogen family hydrolase produces MRTALLQLATDLDQPLAARVERAAALVREQRGADLVVLPELWPVGAFGYDGWADAAEPLDGPTVRAMADAARDTGAHVHMGSFVERDGDRLHNTSVVLGPDGEVAATYRKVHLFGLHSPERGEPSLLSPGEGPVVWDAPWGPTGLATCYDLRFPELFRALVDRGARTLLLVAGWPEPRIAHWSLLVRARAVEDQLLVVACNAAGRQGSTALGGRSLVVDAWGALHGEASPSEQVLEVDVDPAATDGVRERFPVLDDRVLR; encoded by the coding sequence GTGCGCACCGCCCTGCTGCAGCTGGCCACCGACCTCGACCAGCCGCTCGCGGCGCGCGTCGAGCGCGCCGCCGCGCTCGTGCGCGAGCAGCGCGGGGCCGACCTCGTCGTCCTGCCGGAGCTGTGGCCGGTGGGCGCGTTCGGGTACGACGGCTGGGCCGACGCCGCGGAGCCGCTCGACGGCCCCACCGTGCGGGCGATGGCGGACGCGGCGCGCGACACCGGCGCGCACGTGCACATGGGCTCCTTCGTCGAGCGCGACGGCGACCGGCTGCACAACACCTCCGTGGTGCTGGGACCCGACGGGGAGGTCGCGGCGACGTACCGGAAGGTGCACCTGTTCGGCCTGCACTCCCCGGAGCGCGGCGAGCCGTCCCTGCTGAGCCCCGGCGAGGGGCCGGTCGTGTGGGACGCGCCGTGGGGGCCGACCGGGCTGGCGACCTGCTACGACCTGCGCTTCCCGGAGCTGTTCCGCGCGCTCGTCGACCGCGGGGCCCGCACCCTGCTGCTCGTCGCCGGCTGGCCCGAGCCGCGCATCGCGCACTGGTCGCTGCTCGTGCGCGCCCGCGCCGTCGAGGACCAGCTGCTCGTCGTGGCCTGCAACGCTGCCGGCCGGCAGGGGTCGACGGCGCTCGGCGGGCGCTCGCTCGTCGTCGACGCCTGGGGGGCGCTGCACGGCGAGGCGTCCCCCTCCGAGCAGGTCCTGGAGGTGGACGTCGACCCGGCGGCGACCGACGGGGTGCGCGAGCGGTTCCCGGTGCTCGACGACCGCGTCCTGCGGTGA
- a CDS encoding SDR family NAD(P)-dependent oxidoreductase, with amino-acid sequence MQIDLSGRTALVTGSTQGIGRAVAVGLARAGATAVVNGRDPDRVAAVVRELEQEVPGGAFRGVAADVATAEGARTVLEAEPVVDVLVNNLGIFGAKPVLEVDDDEWRRYFEVNVLSGVRLAREYLPGMVERGWGRVQFVASDSAVAIPAEMVHYGVTKTALLAVSRGYAKAVAGTGVTVNTVMAGPTHTGGVEDFARSLVGEDLPWDEAQRRFMREHRPQSLLQRLIEPEEIASMCTYLASDAASATTGGALRVDGGYVDAILP; translated from the coding sequence GTGCAGATCGACCTGAGCGGGCGCACGGCCCTGGTCACCGGCTCGACGCAGGGCATCGGCCGGGCCGTCGCCGTCGGGCTCGCCCGGGCCGGTGCCACGGCGGTCGTCAACGGGCGCGACCCCGACCGCGTCGCGGCGGTCGTGCGCGAGCTCGAGCAGGAGGTGCCGGGGGGCGCGTTCCGCGGGGTCGCCGCCGACGTCGCCACGGCCGAGGGCGCGCGCACGGTCCTCGAGGCGGAGCCGGTGGTGGACGTGCTCGTCAACAACCTGGGGATCTTCGGCGCCAAGCCGGTGCTCGAGGTGGACGACGACGAGTGGCGCCGCTACTTCGAGGTCAACGTGCTGTCGGGGGTGCGGCTCGCGCGGGAGTACCTGCCCGGCATGGTCGAGCGGGGCTGGGGGCGCGTGCAGTTCGTCGCGAGCGACTCCGCGGTCGCGATCCCCGCGGAGATGGTGCACTACGGCGTCACCAAGACCGCGCTGCTCGCGGTGTCCCGCGGCTACGCCAAGGCCGTCGCCGGCACCGGCGTCACCGTCAACACGGTCATGGCCGGCCCCACGCACACCGGCGGCGTGGAGGACTTCGCCCGCTCGCTCGTCGGCGAGGACCTGCCGTGGGACGAGGCGCAGCGGCGGTTCATGCGCGAGCACCGCCCCCAGTCGCTCCTGCAGCGGCTCATCGAGCCCGAGGAGATCGCGAGCATGTGCACCTACCTCGCCTCCGACGCCGCGTCCGCCACCACCGGCGGCGCCCTGCGGGTCGACGGGGGCTACGTGGACGCGATCCTGCCGTGA